From the Toxotes jaculatrix isolate fToxJac2 chromosome 15, fToxJac2.pri, whole genome shotgun sequence genome, one window contains:
- the mitd1 gene encoding MIT domain-containing protein 1 isoform X1 has translation MTQNHVSGMETSAISVLKRAVELDQSGRFQESLVCYQEGIQLLMDVLKAAVKDDSKRGHYREKIKGYMDRAEQIKAHVSQMKEDGKYHEQIRISEDATGYSYEALFKPYISSALTEVWVEDPYIRHTHQLYNFVRFCEMLLKASCKVKNIHLLTSQDEADSSQQSSALAELKESLSAQGVTLDVQYSSTIHDREIRFDNGWIIKIGRGLDYFKRPKGRFSIGYCDYDLRQCQETTVDIFHTKHTKAL, from the exons ATGACACAGAACCATGTGTCAGGGATGGAGACGTCCGCCATCTCCGTCCTGAAACGGGCGGTGGAGCTGGACCAGAGCGGCCGCTTCCAGGAGTCTCTAGTCTGCTACCAGGAAGGAATCCAGCTGCTTATGGACGTATTGAAag CAGCTGTGAAAGATGACTCAAAGAGAGGGCACTACAGAGAGAAGATAAAGGGCTACATGGACAGAGCGGAGCAAATCAAAGCTCATGTGAGCCAGATGAAAGAAG ACGGGAAGTACCATGAGCAGATTAGAATATCAGAGGATGCTACTGGTTATAGCTATGAGGCTCTGTTCAAGCCATACATCAGCAGTGCGCTCACAGAGGTCTGGGTGGAGGACCCATACATACGACACACCCACCAG TTGTACAACTTTGTTCGGTTCTGTGAGATGCTGCTAAAAGCTTCCTGCAAGGTGAAAAACATCCATCTCCTAACTTCACAGGATGAA GCAGATAGCAGCCAACAGAGCAGCGCTTTGGCCGAGCTGAAAGAGAGTCTCAGTGCTCAGGGAGTGACTCTGGATGTGCAGTACTCCTCCACTATCCATGACAGGGAGATTAG gtttgaCAATGGTTGGATCATAAAGATAGGAAGAGGGCTGGATTACTTCAAGAGACCTAAG GGCCGATTCTCTATTGGATATTGTGACTATGACCTCAGGCAGTGCCAGGAGACCACTGTAGACATTtttcacaccaaacacacaaaagcactgTGA
- the rev1 gene encoding DNA repair protein REV1 — protein MSRDGWAKKRASAGDDNGWAERGGYMAAKVSKLEEQFKLDAPREKQKEGKCSSIFSGVAIYVNGYTEPSADELRRLMMLHGGQFHVYYSRSKTTHIIANNLPNSKIQELKGEKVIRPTWITDSVKAGRLLPYLQYQLYTKHKGPLFPGMTLRQTSEVAGPSHGPLQLSVHQKLNLPQRGVQHSVPNHEQSSSGDQNNTSHNPSHNQLYQDNIQPQFIQHSSAACFINPQPSLLPSSHLNVDTRHRSPLHTHPLSNPSSTKPTQSTLQTPHRNLQHQRGSQPQPQTSSSCNTRPSGCKEVELKINGLLQTSLDVMSHSKINDMQECGKEDLFSQVVKETPLTNGHTHLLNGALKSEDLSPVTDEPSIDNELPECRVKSSEDKPPRPPVQFQNNPDPYEFPHSPPKQSDQSPVFLEQSSSQGVKEQSPKPPPPIHQEAIKATETHMLPKPLQPSLLFDSNAEKTPLSPASRSLSHSPIRLNGSHHNAFSSDPASFNTTNITAKPDLPNDKSPTLSKSSAQLLAETGDLISEFYSRSRLHQISTWRNGFSEYVNELHSKRKAAGGASFPGKDRLRKSVAPHSSNSQGTSAPAGVKSCILHVDMDCFFVSVGIRHRPDLKGKPVAVTSNRGQGKVPLRPGANPQLEQQYYQRKHTRPQTETNDDDLHVTPSQESPDSHANGVDPEAAALSMAEIASCSYEARQAGVRNGMFFGKAKQLCPSLQSVPYDFEAYKEVALTMYDILAGYTHDIEALSCDEVLIDGSSLLAELDINSEDLAKAIRADIKEKTGCCASVGMGSNILLARLATRKAKPDGQYFLKSEEVDDFIRDLPVTSLPGVGPVMGRKLAAMGVRSCGDLQQVALSQLQKKFGPRTGQTLFRFCRGLDDRPVRYEKERKSVSAEMNYNIRFTRTDEAECFLTNLSMEVQKRLQEAGLRGRRVTLKVMVRKVGAPLEPAKYGGHGICDNLARTVMLAQSTDSGQLIASAVIRLFHAMKLQVQDLRGVGIQVQLLEGNHSVPQDSTGHRTRSIKELLLGQGLSSRSHSRGAADNSSHQEKTFTTTAPSSGSSPHPLSSPEPVPGTSKDQQASRRTPKHSRTRLNFSIEVPSPSQVDRAVLEALPAELREQVEQSWAHRDGRHNNRRSPSPQPPARSVNCSSTSPPPLASGPALYSPPVGTLVLQIPNQPDSPGIVLELPNFSQVDPDVFAALPKELQEELKSAYNRITVQPQSKMLEQKNPLLQLKQSGAGIGIGRVKRRYKRKNAVSPIKKGPSPVKKRHATNSPAKTLPPLTTSREPINIVKAENGPSTSYLKPDIPESLSKFIPRPAPSLAGACDLMDIKTLLREWVTTITDPMEEDILQVVKYCTDLIEDKDLEKLDLIIKYMKRLMQQSVESVWSMAFDFILDNVQVVVQQAYGSTLKIA, from the exons GGCGGCTACATGGCTGCCAAAGTCTCCAAGCTGGAAGAGCAGTTTAAACTTGATGCCcccagagaaaaacagaaggaagGCAAATGCTCCAGCATCTTCAGCGGAGTGGCCATTTATGTCAATGGATATACAG AACCAAGTGCAGATGAGCTACGCAGACTGATGATGCTGCATGGCGGCCAGTTCCACGTCTACTACTCTCGCTCCAAGACCACCCACATCATCGCCAATAACTTGCCCAATAGCAAAATTCAGGAGCTCAAAGGGGAAAAGGTCATCAGGCCAACGTGGATCACAGACAG TGTCAAGGCTGGGCGTCTCCTGCCTTATCTACAGTATCAGCTGTATACGAAACATAAAGGCCCACTCTTCCCTGGCATGACTCTGCGTCAGACCTCAGAGGTCGCAGGGCCGAGCCATGGGCCGCTGCAGCTGAGCGTCCATCAAAAGCTTAACCTGCCACAGCGCGGCGTTCAGCACTCTGTTCCCAACCATGAGCAGTCCTCATCCGGCGACCAGAATAACACTAGCCATAACCCCAGCCACAATCAACTCTACCAAGACAACATCCAACCTCAGTTCATCcagcacagctctgcagcttGCTTCATTAACCCTCAACCAAGTCTCTTACCATCCAGTCACCTGAATGTAGATACCAGACACAGAAGCCCTTTACACACCCACCCACTGTCAAACCCAAGCTCCACAAAGCCCACACAGTCTACTCTTCAAACACCTCATCGTAATCTCCAGCATCAGAGGGGCAGCCAACCACAACCTCAGACCAGCTCTTCTTGTAACACTCGGCCAAGTGGTTGCAAAGAAGTGGAATTAAAAAT AAATGGATTGTTGCAGACCTCATTGGATGTGATGAGCCATTCAAAAATCAACGACATGCAAGAGTGTGGCAAAGAAGATCTTTTCTCACAGGTGGTGAAGGAAACACCCCTGACCAATGGACACACTCATCTTCTTAATGGTGCCTTAAAGTCAGAGGACCTGTCCCCTGTTACAGATGAACCCTCTATTGACAATGAACTGCCTGAATGCAGAGTAAAGAGTTCAGAGGATAAACCTCCAAGGCCTCCAGTACAGTTTCAGAACAACCCTGACCCGTATGAGTTTCCCCACAGTCCCCCAAAGCAGTCTGACCAGTCCCCTGTCTTTCTGGAGCAGTCCAGCTCACAAGGAGTCAAGGAGCAGAGTCCTAAACCTCCACCACCCATCCACCAGGAGGCTATAAAAGCCACTGAAACCCACATGCTCCCAAAACCGCTCCAGCCATCCCTTCTGTTTGATTCAAATGCTGAAAAGACTCCTCTGTCCCCTGCATCTCGCTCTCTTTCACATTCTCCAATTCGACTTAACGGAAGTCACCACAATGCCTTTTCATCTGATCCTGCCTCATTCAACACAACCAACATAACAGCCAAACCCGATCTTCCCAATGACAAGTCACCCACATTGTCAAAGTCTTCAGCACAGCTGCTGGCAGAGACAGGTGATCTCATCTCGGAGTTCTACTCTCGCTCACGTTTACACCAGATCTCCACGTGGAGGAACGGCTTTTCTGAGTACGTCAATGAACTGCATAGCAAACGAAAAGCAGCAGGGGGTGCCTCCTTTCCCGGGAAAGACCGACTGAGGAAATCGGTGGCCCCGCATTCTTCAAACAGTCAAG GTACATCGGCACCCGCAGGTGTTAAATCTTGTATTCTTCATGTGGACATGGactgtttctttgtgtctgtgggGATCCGACATCGACCAGACCTCAAAG GAAAGCCTGTAGCTGTGACCAGTAACCGTGGACAAGGCAAAGTGCCCCTGAGACCCGGGGCCAACcctcagctggagcagcagtACTACCAGAGGAAACACACTCGTCCCCAAACAG AGACAAATGATGATGATCTACACGTAACTCCTTCACAAGAGAGCCCTGACTCCCATGCCAATGGAGTGGAccctgaagctgctgctctgtcaatGGCAGAGATTGCATCCTGCAGTTATGAGGCTAG GCAGGCGGGCGTGAGGAATgggatgttttttggcaaagcAAAACAGTTGTGTCCCTCGTTGCAATCTGTCCCATATGATTTTGAGGCTTATAAAGAAGTGGCTCTCACCATGTATGACATTTTGGCTGG TTATACCCATGACATTGAGGCTCTGAGCTGTGATGAAGTGCTGATAGACGGCTCCTCTCTGCTAGCTGAGCTGGACATCAACTCAGAAGATCTTGCCAAAGCTATCAGAGCAGACATCAAGGAGAAAACAGGATGCTGTGCTTCAGTGGGCATGG GGTCCAACATCCTGTTGGCTCGGCTGGCGACCCGAAAGGCCAAGCCAGATGGGCAGTACTTCTTAAAGTCTGAAGAAGTAGATGATTTTATCAGGGACCTGCCAGTGACCAGTTTACCAG GTGTTGGCCCTGTTATGGGCAGAAAGTTGGCTGCTATGGGCGTGAGGTCATGTGGTGACCTCCAGCAGGTGGCTCTGTCTCAGCTTCAGAAGAAGTTTGGACCCCGGACCGGACAAACCCTGTTCCGTTTCTGTAGAGGGCTGGATGATCGGCCTGTCCGCTacgagaaagaaagaaagtctgtcTCGGCTGAGATGAACTACAACATTCGCTTTACAAGG ACTGATGAGGCAGAGTGTTTCCTGACAAACTTGTCGATGGAGGTACAAAAACGTTTACAAGAAGCAGGGCTGCGGGGTCGCAGAGTTACCCTCAAGGTCATGGTTCGCAAGGTTGGAGCCCCACTGGAACCGGCTAAATATGGTGGTCATGGCATATGTGATAACCTAGCCAG GACTGTGATGCTCGCTCAATCCACTGACAGCGGTCAGCTGATTGCCTCTGCAGTTATCAGGCTGTTCCATGCCATGAAGTTACAGGTTCAGGACCTGAGAGGAGTCGGCATCCAGGTTCAGCTTCTTGAGGGAAATCACTCTGTCCCCCAGGACTCCACAGGCCACCGGACACGCTCCATCAAAGAGTTGTTGCTAGGCCAGGGACTGAGTTCCCGATCCCACAGCAGAG GTGCTGCAGACAACAGCTCACATCAGGAAAAGACTTTCACAACCACAGCCCCATCATCTGGCTCCTCTCCACATCCTCTTTCCTCGCCTGAGCCAGTCCCAGGGACAAGCAAAGACCAACAGGCATCCAGACGAACTCCGAAACATTCTCGAACACGTCTCAATTTCAGTATTGAAGTCCCGTCTCCTTCACAG GTGGATCGTGCTGTGTTGGAGGCCCTGCCTGCAGAGCTAAGAGAACAAGTGGAGCAGTCATGGGCGCATCGGGATGGGAGACACAACAACCGTCGGTCCCCCAGTCCACAGCCCCCTGCTCGCTCTGTGAATTGTAGTTCAACTTCACCTCCTCCATTGGCCTCTGGACCTGCACTGTACAGTCCACCTGTAGGAACGTTGGTTCTGCAGATTCCAAACCAGCCAGACAGTCCAGGAATTGTACTGGAACTACCAAACTTCTCACAG GTTGATCCAGACGTATTTGCTGCACTTCCCAAAGAGCTCCAAGAAGAACTGAAGTCTGCCTATAACCGCATAACTGTCCAGCCTCAGTCAAAAATGT tggAGCAGAAGAATCCGCTGTTGCAGCTAAAACAGTCAGGAGCAGGAATCGGCATTGGTCGTGTGAAGCGGCGCTACAAGAGAAAAAATGCAGTGAGTCCCATTAAAAAGGGACCTTCCCCTGTGAAGAAGCGTCATGCAACAAACAGCCCAGCCAAAACCCTACCGCCCCTTACAACATCACGGGAACCAATAAACATAGTAAAG GCTGAAAATGGTCCCTCCACATCCTACTTAAAACCGGACATCCCAGAGTCTCTGTCAAAATTCATTCCTCGTCCTGCTCCATCATTAGCTGGAGCCTGTGACCTGATGGATATTAAAACACTCCTACGGGAATGGGTCACCACCATAACAG ATCCCATGGAGGAGGACATCCTGCAAGTGGTGAAATACTGCACTGATCTGATTGAGGACAAAGATCTGGAGAAGTTGGATTTGATtataaaatatatgaaaag ACTCATGCAGCAGTCGGTGGAGTCTGTTTGGAGCATGGCTTTTGACTTCATCCTAGACAACGTGCAGGTGGTAGTGCAACAGGCTTATGGTAGCACCCTGAAGATAGCATAA
- the mrpl30 gene encoding 39S ribosomal protein L30, mitochondrial produces MSGVCRSLSSLSTKILTVAAPSSCPWFVSTRSKFSKARIPKELFAERSKEHEKYGGDPDQPHKLHIVTRVKSVMRRPYWEKEMVKNLGLEKAHVPVIHKNTPAVNNQLKFVKHLVRIQPLKTPYGLPAEHDMADTYINSNGELIVRRLLQPVEPKAIES; encoded by the exons ATGTCAGGGGTCTGTCGCAGTTTGAGCTCCTTATCGACCAAG ATACTAACAGTAGCTGCACCTTCATCTTGCCCGTGGTTTGTGTCTACACGCAGTAAGTTTTCCAAAGCAAGAATCCCAAAAGAG cttTTTGCTGAGAGAtcaaaagaacatgaaaaatatgGAGGGGATCCAGACCAACCTCATAAACTGCACATAGTGACTCGAGTCAAAAGTGTGATGCGAAGACCGTACTGGGAGAAAGAGATGGTGAAAAACCTGGGGCTTGAAAAG GCTCATGTTCCTGtaattcacaaaaacacacctgcagTCAATAACCAATTGAAATTTGTCAAGCACCTGGTGAG GATCCAGCCTCTGAAGACTCCCTATGGACTCCCTGCTGAGCACGACATGGCCGACACCTACATTAACAGCAACGGAGAGCTGATTGTCCGTCGCCTCCTCCAACCTGTAGAACCTAAGGCTATCGAATCTTAG
- the cracdla gene encoding CRACD-like protein produces the protein MESFSGDAEESTDDIPGRKKSKLKSLKTRLFGRSKRTGGEGNIKLSQSASDITAGKGLGSDEDLVCSQGMMGSRALSHDSIFLADQVLTDTEPARVLSQENVHSKIKALQIKLQQQKMHLGPPPLVLPIRRPEDQGSRSEDDSLPHSPPEVSGSDVTSQEAFSKAISQPSSHPLLTKYAPSTPSHLLPLIVPSISSVIEPPLDFSSPAQFTPCLDTSAARHRMSVKPRNQRASTKKRLATQTDSRSHSHTLNNIDHCESVKEEKQQLGAQDDVTVETEQGKTDIPVTAQHLPSKSPEVAPVTREAAPKPSSLTFSQQDHAPLGRAPSAPSQVPWVKPQKPVDVTSSERPHTSCIESELKKRGGFEIQVMSQDKKNTLKKVEMAEDPSDQPSTTFGSVVAFKSSSVHQQVQGEIESTIGIKRLSPGSGSFHLSITTAKNRDGERPRSGSFVGMLEQAEAKHKTVGGTEDKPFSSLGPFAVGRLKQEGASPKSSVLVRRDSLKKIEPDTGTESGEKVESSREEVEEAVEAQEVQEEEGKTAFGIKLRSTSQSIRFRSDPTTSNHLSKPPACEDQSDKQKRQEISDNVTNMSKKLPTNVSCTPSTSGDVRVTDPTPPDSSLPVKNNLPSKGDPHIMLAEVQATSSDPREEETALTVPQEPQPAPQTASSEVSWMSLAMEKTRSLQQLFTSRFPRDFTGVQTAARPQVQVQPVSQTETQTGAQMQTETVKTQQSTTPVQAANQSTDKAATIPSRSQAQTVKPSLMSVQQKASPTSAGLSNTSREAQTSKQTNESQSHPNTTQSASQCPSHTPVQTNPWTTQSPLCSSTQTETSSQFTQRSAAQWLAQSDLSTGQHATSQQSPWRGHHPTSQLKPAASISTTSSATAPPPVSALGRVEREENMQEKEGPSFSGRRVVWAGSVSEKAAFLEKRAEWTTPPGNKGVELKKAQTEVQTSGESPTMAKTTPLSKDSKPEGRQAVKPAESSPTKVPDRPREDKWLRKNMVSSSPSSSPTQPSVLQSISDSGQPSWMELAKRKSMAWSDKTMD, from the exons ATGGAGTCTTTCTCTGGCGATGCAGAAGAAAGCACTGATGATATTCCAG GACGCAAAAAGTCCAAACTCAAGTCTCTGAAAACCCGTCTCTTCGGGAGAAGTAAGAGAACAGGTGGAGAGGGGAACATCAAACTCAGTCAGTCGGCCAGTGACATCACTGCAGGAAAGGGCCTCGGGTCAGATGAAGATTTGGT ATGCTCCCAGGGGATGATGGGATCGCGAGCATTGTCCCATGACAGCATCTTTCTGGCTGATCAGGTCCTGACGGACACTGAACCGGCCAGGGTCTTATCCCAGGAGAATGTTCACAGCAAGATCAAAGCTCTGCAG ATTAAGCTTCAGCAGCAGAAGATGCATTTGGGGCCGCCGCCTCTGGTTCTGCCGATCAGACGTCCGGAGGACCAGGGTAGCCGCTCAGAGGATGACAGTCTTCCTCACAGCCCCCCTGAGGTCTCAGGGAGTGATGTTACATCCCAGGAAGCCTTCAGCAAG GCCATATCCCAGCCATCCTCTCATCCACTCTTGACCAAGTATGCGCCCTCGACTCCATCCCATCTTTTACCTCTTATTGTCCCCTCCATTTCCTCTGTTATCGAGCCCCCCTTGGACTTCAGCTCTCCAGCTCAGTTCACCCCCTGCCTGGATACCTCTGCTGCACGCCACCGGATGTCTGTCAAGCCGAGAAACCAGAGGGCCAGCACCAAGAAGAGGCTCGCTACA cagACTGATTCTAGgtctcactcacacaccctGAACAACATTGACCACTGTGAGtctgtgaaagaagaaaagcagcagcttggTGCTCAGGACGATGTGACAGTGGAAACAGAACAAGGAAAGACTGACATTCCTGTCACAGCTCAGCATCTTCCTTCAAAATCCCCAGAAGTGGCACCAGTCACACGAGAAGCAGCACCCAAACCCTCCAGTCTAACGTTTTCCCAACAGGACCATGCTCCTCTGGGGAGAGCGCCCTCTGCTCCCTCACAGGTACCTTGGGTTAAGCCTCAAAAACCAGTGGATGTAACGTCCAGTGAACGGCCACATACATCCTGTATTGAGTCAGAACTTAAAAAGAGAGGGGGGTTTGAGATACAAGTAATGTCCCAAGACAAGAAGAATACTCTAAAAAAGGTTGAAATGGCTGAAGACCCCTCAGACCAGCCCTCCACTACCTTTGGCTCAGTGGTGGCTTTCAAGTCCTCCTCTGTTCACCAGCAGGTTCAAGGTGAGATAGAGAGCACAATAGGAATAAAGAGACTTAGCCCAGGATCTGGGtccttccatctctccatcaccACTGCCAAAAACCGAGATGGAGAGAGACCCCGATCAGGCAGTTTTGTGGGAATGCTGGAACAAGCTGAAGCCAAGCACAAGACTGTAGGGGGAACAGAGGATAAACCCTTTTCAAGCTTGGGCCCCTTTGCTGTGGGAAGACTGAAACAAGAGGGAGCTTCGCCCAAAAGTTCAGTACTTGTCAGGAGGGACAGCCTCAAAAAGATAGAACCAGACACAGGCACTGAGTCGGGGGAGAAGGTGGAGAGCAGccgggaggaggtggaggaggcagtGGAAGCACAGGAGGTccaggaggaagaaggaaaaacagcatTTGGTATCAAGCTACGCTCAACATCTCAGTCGATAAGATTTCGGTCTGACCCTACTACGTCTAACCATCTTTCTAAGCCACCAGCATGTGAAGACCAgtctgacaaacaaaaaagacaggaaataagCGATAATGTTACCAACATGTCTAAGAAGCTGCCGACAAACGTCTCTTGTACGCCATCCACCTCTGGAGATGTCAGAGTGACAG ATCCAACCCCACCTGACTCCTCTCTTCCAGTCAAGAATAACCTGCCATCTAAAGGCGATCCTCACATCATGCTTGCAGAAGTCCAAGCAACTTCCTCAGAccccagagaagaagaaactgcCCTAACAGTGCCTCAGGAGCCCCAACCTGCCCCTCAAACAGCCTCATCTGAGGTGTCCTGGATGAGCCTGGCAATGGAAAAGACCAGGAGCCTTCAGCAACTCTTTACTAGTAGATTCCCCAGAGATTTTACAGGCGTGCAGACTGCAGCTCGACCGCAAGTGCAAGTGCAGCCGgtgagtcaaacagagacacagactggTGCACAAATGCAGACAGAGACTGTAAAAACGCAACAGAGTACAACACCAGTGCAGGCTGCAAATCAATCAACTGATAAAGCAGCAACAATACCAAGTAGAAGTcaagcacagactgtgaaacCATCACTGATGTCAGTGCAACAGAAGGCATCACCAACATCTGCTGGTCTGTCAAACACTTCTAGAGAAGCACAAACGTCAAAGCAAACCAATGAATCCCAGTCACACCCAAATACAACTCAGTCTGCCTCACAGTGTCCGTCTCATACACCTGTACAGACTAACCCATGGACAACCCAGTCTCCCTTGTGCTCTTCTACGCAAACAGAGACCTCATCTCAGTTTACACAAAGGAGTGCCGCCCAGTGGCTTGCACAATCTGACCTTTCCACGGGCCAGCATGCCACTTCCCAACAATCTCCTTGGAGGGGTCATCACCCCACCAGCCAGCTCAAACCTGCAGCTTCCATTTCTACCACCTCGTCAGCCACAGCTCCTCCCCCAGTGTCTGCTTTGGGaagagtggaaagagaagaaaacatgcaGGAAAAAGAGGGTCCCTCATTCTCAGGAAGACGAGTAGTTTGGGCTGGGTCTGTGAGCGAGAAGGCTGCTTTTCTGGAAAAACGGGCAGAGTGGACCACTCCACCTGGAAACAAGGGG GTGGAACTGAAGAAAGCTCAAACTGAAGTGCAGACATCAGGTGAATCCCCCACCATGGCCAAAACAACACCTCTAAGCAAAGACTCAAAACCAGAAGGAAGGCAAGCGGTAAAACCTGCAG agTCAAGCCCCACCAAAGTTCCAGACAGGCCTCGTGAGGACAAATGGCTCCGGAAAAACATGGTGTCTTCGTCGCCCTCATCGTCCCCCACACAGCCATCAGTGTTGCAGTCCATATCTGACAGTGGCCAGCCGTCTTGGATGGAGCTAGCGAAGAGGAAGTCAATGGCATGGAGTGACAAGACCATGGACtaa
- the txndc9 gene encoding thioredoxin domain-containing protein 9 produces the protein MANQSMEIIAKVLEQSAKLVEEQVDAQLTKLNEMDEDDLERLKERRLEALKKAQKQKQEWLSKGHGEYREVPSEKDFFSEVKDSKSVVCHFYKNSTFRCKILDKHLAILAKKHVETKFIKLNAEKAPFLTERLRIKVIPTLALLIDGKTKDYVVGFTDLGNTDEFSTEMLEWRLGCADVINYSGNLMEPPTMTQRSGTKFTKVEKKTIRGRGYDSDSDSEDD, from the exons ATGGCCAATCAATCAATGGAAATCATAGCAAAGGTTTTGGAACAGTCAGCCAAGCTGGTAGAGGAGCAGGTGGATGCACAGCTGACCAAACTGAATGAAATGGATGAAGACGATTTGGAGAGACTGAAGGAGAGGCGATTAGAGGCACTTAAAAAAGCCCAGAAACAGAAGCAG GAGTGGTTGTCTAAAGGCCATGGAGAGTACAGAGAAGTACCTAGTGAGAAAGACTTTTTCAGTGAGGTCAAGGACAGCAAGAGTGTTGTCTGCCACTTCTACAAAAATTCCACCTTCAG ATGCAAAATCCTCGACAAACACTTGGCCATCTTGGCAAAGAAGCACGTTGAGACCAAATTCATCAAACTGAATGCAGAAAAGGCCCCATTTCTGACAGAGAGACTGCGGATCAAGGTCATTCCTACACTGGCATTGCTGATAGACGGAAAGACAAAGGACTATGTGGTTGGATTCACTGACCTGGGAAACACAGATGAATTTTCCACAGAGATGCTTGAATGGAGACTTGGCTGTGCCGATGTTATTAACTACAG TGGTAACTTGATGGAGCCGCCGACAATGACGCAGCGATCAGGCACCAAGTTCACAAAAGTGGAGAAGAAAACCATCAGAGGGCGAGGTTATGACTCAGATTCAGATTCTGAAGATGACTGA
- the mitd1 gene encoding MIT domain-containing protein 1 isoform X2 — protein sequence MTQNHVSGMETSAISVLKRAVELDQSGRFQESLVCYQEGIQLLMDVLKAVKDDSKRGHYREKIKGYMDRAEQIKAHVSQMKEDGKYHEQIRISEDATGYSYEALFKPYISSALTEVWVEDPYIRHTHQLYNFVRFCEMLLKASCKVKNIHLLTSQDEADSSQQSSALAELKESLSAQGVTLDVQYSSTIHDREIRFDNGWIIKIGRGLDYFKRPKGRFSIGYCDYDLRQCQETTVDIFHTKHTKAL from the exons ATGACACAGAACCATGTGTCAGGGATGGAGACGTCCGCCATCTCCGTCCTGAAACGGGCGGTGGAGCTGGACCAGAGCGGCCGCTTCCAGGAGTCTCTAGTCTGCTACCAGGAAGGAATCCAGCTGCTTATGGACGTATTGAAag CTGTGAAAGATGACTCAAAGAGAGGGCACTACAGAGAGAAGATAAAGGGCTACATGGACAGAGCGGAGCAAATCAAAGCTCATGTGAGCCAGATGAAAGAAG ACGGGAAGTACCATGAGCAGATTAGAATATCAGAGGATGCTACTGGTTATAGCTATGAGGCTCTGTTCAAGCCATACATCAGCAGTGCGCTCACAGAGGTCTGGGTGGAGGACCCATACATACGACACACCCACCAG TTGTACAACTTTGTTCGGTTCTGTGAGATGCTGCTAAAAGCTTCCTGCAAGGTGAAAAACATCCATCTCCTAACTTCACAGGATGAA GCAGATAGCAGCCAACAGAGCAGCGCTTTGGCCGAGCTGAAAGAGAGTCTCAGTGCTCAGGGAGTGACTCTGGATGTGCAGTACTCCTCCACTATCCATGACAGGGAGATTAG gtttgaCAATGGTTGGATCATAAAGATAGGAAGAGGGCTGGATTACTTCAAGAGACCTAAG GGCCGATTCTCTATTGGATATTGTGACTATGACCTCAGGCAGTGCCAGGAGACCACTGTAGACATTtttcacaccaaacacacaaaagcactgTGA